Proteins encoded together in one Caldicellulosiruptor saccharolyticus DSM 8903 window:
- a CDS encoding alpha-glucosidase/alpha-galactosidase — protein MNTTSEQQKQINIAYIGGGSRGWAWRLMTDLALEKDLSGTVRLYDIDFEAAKTNEVIGNKLSSKPEVVGKWKYVAVESLDEALYGADFVIISILPGTFEEMYSDVHIPEKYGIYQSVGDTTGPGGLIRGLRTVPMYVEFAEAIKRNCPDAWVINYTNPMAICLKALYEVFPKIKAFGCCHEVFGTQKLLTEVVKEFLGEEREISRREIKVNVLGINHFTWFDKASYKTYDLFPLYKEFVNKYYEEGFEKTKGLWEKDYFASANRVKFDLFKRFGLIAAAGDRHLAEFVPYIYLTDKEAVYKWKFNLTPVEWRIKHREELIKLSKEYASDQKDVPLNPSGEEGVMQMKAILGLDTLVTNVNLPNMGQIPNLPMGAIVETNAVFTHDDVRPVYAGKLPSDLASIMTRHISNQELIVKAALEKDLNLAKRAFLNDPAVERLPQNKAEQLFDEMINNTKKYLAYLGL, from the coding sequence TTGAATACCACATCAGAACAACAGAAACAAATCAATATAGCATATATTGGTGGGGGTTCACGTGGCTGGGCTTGGAGATTGATGACTGATTTAGCTTTAGAGAAGGATTTGAGTGGTACTGTGAGACTTTACGACATTGATTTTGAAGCTGCCAAGACAAATGAAGTAATAGGTAATAAGCTTTCAAGCAAGCCTGAGGTAGTAGGGAAGTGGAAATATGTTGCTGTAGAGAGCTTAGATGAAGCTTTATATGGTGCAGATTTTGTTATCATTTCGATTTTGCCTGGGACATTTGAAGAGATGTATTCGGATGTCCATATCCCTGAAAAATATGGTATATACCAGTCTGTAGGTGACACAACAGGACCAGGCGGTCTTATCAGAGGACTTAGGACTGTTCCTATGTATGTTGAATTTGCAGAAGCTATAAAGAGAAATTGTCCAGATGCTTGGGTTATCAATTACACAAATCCAATGGCTATATGCTTAAAAGCTCTATATGAGGTATTTCCTAAAATAAAAGCTTTTGGCTGCTGTCATGAAGTTTTTGGTACACAGAAACTTTTGACAGAGGTTGTAAAAGAATTTTTAGGAGAAGAAAGAGAAATCTCAAGAAGAGAAATCAAGGTAAATGTTCTTGGTATAAATCATTTTACGTGGTTTGACAAAGCATCATACAAAACTTATGATTTATTCCCTCTTTACAAAGAATTTGTGAACAAATATTATGAAGAAGGTTTTGAAAAAACAAAAGGATTGTGGGAAAAAGATTATTTTGCTTCTGCAAATAGAGTAAAGTTTGATTTGTTTAAACGCTTTGGACTTATTGCTGCAGCAGGTGATAGACACTTGGCTGAATTTGTTCCTTACATTTATCTTACAGACAAAGAGGCAGTTTATAAATGGAAATTCAACTTAACACCTGTCGAATGGAGAATTAAACACAGAGAAGAGTTGATTAAACTTAGTAAAGAATATGCATCTGACCAAAAAGATGTTCCATTGAACCCTTCTGGAGAAGAAGGAGTTATGCAGATGAAAGCTATTTTAGGTTTGGATACATTGGTGACAAACGTGAATTTACCCAATATGGGTCAAATACCAAACCTTCCGATGGGGGCTATAGTTGAGACAAATGCAGTATTTACTCATGATGACGTCAGACCTGTCTATGCAGGAAAGCTGCCTTCAGATTTGGCAAGCATAATGACAAGGCATATCAGCAATCAAGAACTTATAGTTAAAGCTGCTTTAGAAAAGGATTTGAACCTTGCAAAAAGAGCATTCTTGAATGACCCTGCAGTTGAAAGACTACCGCAGAACAAAGCCGAGCAGCTTTTTGATGAGATGATAAATAACACTAAAAAGTATTTGGCATATTTAGGCTTGTAA